Proteins encoded in a region of the Coffea eugenioides isolate CCC68of chromosome 4, Ceug_1.0, whole genome shotgun sequence genome:
- the LOC113768067 gene encoding uncharacterized protein LOC113768067 isoform X1 — translation MAASAEEYAAFEERVRRTVYMDNLSPQVTENVLKAALDQFVNVVNVQFIPNYINPQSLPRAALVEMETLNQASAIIAEIADSPFMVLGMPRPVRACAAEVEMFDSRPKKPGRKITYKWLDHEDPDFEVARKIKVLTRKHAAETEFLLNQHQLKEEENLANQQLETLKAHYKKYELIDGVLSDNTAKKLADRYRIPLSDA, via the exons ATGGCAGCTTCAGCTGAAGAATATGCGGCGTTTGAAGAAAGGGTGAGAAGAACAGTCTATATGGATAACCTGTCACCTCAGGTGACAGAGAATGTTCTGAAAGCCGCTTTGGATCAATTTGTCAATGTCGTAAATGTCCAATTCATTCCCAACTATATCAACCCACAGAGCCTCCCACGAGCTGCTTTGGTGGAGATGGAAACTCTGAATCAGGCCTCTGCGATCATTGCTGAGATTGCTGATTCCCCTTTTATGGTTCTTGGGATGCCAAGACCTGTCAGAGCATGCGCTGCAGAAGTAGAAATGTTTGACAGTCGTCCAAAGAAACCTGGCAGGAAGATCACTTACAAGTGGCTGGACCACGAAGATCCTGATTTTGAGGTTGCCAGGAAGATTAAGGTTTTGACCAGAAAGCATGCTGCTGAAACCGAATTCCTGCTCAAT CAGCATCAACTCAAGGAGGAGGAAAACCTTGCAAACCAGCAGCTGGAGACCTTGAAAGCGCACTATAAGAAATATGAGTTGATAGATGGTGTCCTATCTGACAATACTGCCAAGAAATTAGCAGATCGATACAGGATACCTCTTTCAGATGCTTGA
- the LOC113768067 gene encoding uncharacterized protein LOC113768067 isoform X2: MSWRRLLMAASAEEYAAFEERVRRTVYMDNLSPQVTENVLKAALDQFVNVVNVQFIPNYINPQSLPRAALVEMETLNQASAIIAEIADSPFMVLGMPRPVRACAAEVEMFDSRPKKPGRKITYKWLDHEDPDFEVARKIKVLTRKHAAETEFLLNQHQLKEEENLANQQLETLKAHYKKYELIDGVLSDNTAKKLADRYRIPLSDA; this comes from the exons ATGAGCTG GAGAAGATTACTGATGGCAGCTTCAGCTGAAGAATATGCGGCGTTTGAAGAAAGGGTGAGAAGAACAGTCTATATGGATAACCTGTCACCTCAGGTGACAGAGAATGTTCTGAAAGCCGCTTTGGATCAATTTGTCAATGTCGTAAATGTCCAATTCATTCCCAACTATATCAACCCACAGAGCCTCCCACGAGCTGCTTTGGTGGAGATGGAAACTCTGAATCAGGCCTCTGCGATCATTGCTGAGATTGCTGATTCCCCTTTTATGGTTCTTGGGATGCCAAGACCTGTCAGAGCATGCGCTGCAGAAGTAGAAATGTTTGACAGTCGTCCAAAGAAACCTGGCAGGAAGATCACTTACAAGTGGCTGGACCACGAAGATCCTGATTTTGAGGTTGCCAGGAAGATTAAGGTTTTGACCAGAAAGCATGCTGCTGAAACCGAATTCCTGCTCAAT CAGCATCAACTCAAGGAGGAGGAAAACCTTGCAAACCAGCAGCTGGAGACCTTGAAAGCGCACTATAAGAAATATGAGTTGATAGATGGTGTCCTATCTGACAATACTGCCAAGAAATTAGCAGATCGATACAGGATACCTCTTTCAGATGCTTGA
- the LOC113768067 gene encoding uncharacterized protein LOC113768067 isoform X3 has product MSTRRLLMAASAEEYAAFEERVRRTVYMDNLSPQVTENVLKAALDQFVNVVNVQFIPNYINPQSLPRAALVEMETLNQASAIIAEIADSPFMVLGMPRPVRACAAEVEMFDSRPKKPGRKITYKWLDHEDPDFEVARKIKVLTRKHAAETEFLLNQHQLKEEENLANQQLETLKAHYKKYELIDGVLSDNTAKKLADRYRIPLSDA; this is encoded by the exons ATGAGCAC GAGAAGATTACTGATGGCAGCTTCAGCTGAAGAATATGCGGCGTTTGAAGAAAGGGTGAGAAGAACAGTCTATATGGATAACCTGTCACCTCAGGTGACAGAGAATGTTCTGAAAGCCGCTTTGGATCAATTTGTCAATGTCGTAAATGTCCAATTCATTCCCAACTATATCAACCCACAGAGCCTCCCACGAGCTGCTTTGGTGGAGATGGAAACTCTGAATCAGGCCTCTGCGATCATTGCTGAGATTGCTGATTCCCCTTTTATGGTTCTTGGGATGCCAAGACCTGTCAGAGCATGCGCTGCAGAAGTAGAAATGTTTGACAGTCGTCCAAAGAAACCTGGCAGGAAGATCACTTACAAGTGGCTGGACCACGAAGATCCTGATTTTGAGGTTGCCAGGAAGATTAAGGTTTTGACCAGAAAGCATGCTGCTGAAACCGAATTCCTGCTCAAT CAGCATCAACTCAAGGAGGAGGAAAACCTTGCAAACCAGCAGCTGGAGACCTTGAAAGCGCACTATAAGAAATATGAGTTGATAGATGGTGTCCTATCTGACAATACTGCCAAGAAATTAGCAGATCGATACAGGATACCTCTTTCAGATGCTTGA
- the LOC113768067 gene encoding uncharacterized protein LOC113768067 isoform X4, translated as MSWRRLLMAASAEEYAAFEERVRRTVYMDNLSPQVTENVLKAALDQFVNVVNVQFIPNYINPQSLPRAALVEMETLNQASAIIAEIADSPFMVLGMPRPVRACAAEVEMFDSRPKKPGRKITYKWLDHEDPDFEVARKIKVLTRKHAAETEFLLNHQLKEEENLANQQLETLKAHYKKYELIDGVLSDNTAKKLADRYRIPLSDA; from the exons ATGAGCTG GAGAAGATTACTGATGGCAGCTTCAGCTGAAGAATATGCGGCGTTTGAAGAAAGGGTGAGAAGAACAGTCTATATGGATAACCTGTCACCTCAGGTGACAGAGAATGTTCTGAAAGCCGCTTTGGATCAATTTGTCAATGTCGTAAATGTCCAATTCATTCCCAACTATATCAACCCACAGAGCCTCCCACGAGCTGCTTTGGTGGAGATGGAAACTCTGAATCAGGCCTCTGCGATCATTGCTGAGATTGCTGATTCCCCTTTTATGGTTCTTGGGATGCCAAGACCTGTCAGAGCATGCGCTGCAGAAGTAGAAATGTTTGACAGTCGTCCAAAGAAACCTGGCAGGAAGATCACTTACAAGTGGCTGGACCACGAAGATCCTGATTTTGAGGTTGCCAGGAAGATTAAGGTTTTGACCAGAAAGCATGCTGCTGAAACCGAATTCCTGCTCAAT CATCAACTCAAGGAGGAGGAAAACCTTGCAAACCAGCAGCTGGAGACCTTGAAAGCGCACTATAAGAAATATGAGTTGATAGATGGTGTCCTATCTGACAATACTGCCAAGAAATTAGCAGATCGATACAGGATACCTCTTTCAGATGCTTGA